From the genome of Chitinispirillales bacterium ANBcel5, one region includes:
- a CDS encoding ATP-binding protein, with the protein MNNHKNLKTIVVIDKEEAFCASLSKVFVPGSFVVLRAQTAEKALELIEKSRPLVIFSDTDILESYGFSILEKIYSGYPSVSHILMSSGDIDCYIPLIRKYNISNIIKKDSDITAFKTDTYIRSLAEGVIFGLEKYFDKCAIKKEHIIDYYQARSVCSAISGHYPGKGALFLEIAVDELISNALFHGVLQLTGIPRERWCREYRLNSNDAIAVRWAVDDTKIGVSVEDPRGILSKRQALYWMDRTSKLSCEKDEEHGRGLHLVRTLVDRFIINIDSGKRTECLILHYLSRSGESREKPVLINQLGNCLPNQVNIT; encoded by the coding sequence TTGAACAACCATAAAAACCTAAAGACAATTGTTGTTATTGACAAGGAGGAGGCTTTTTGTGCTAGTCTCTCAAAGGTCTTTGTTCCTGGTTCTTTTGTGGTTTTAAGAGCTCAAACAGCAGAAAAAGCCCTTGAATTAATCGAAAAATCGAGACCTCTGGTCATATTTTCTGACACCGATATCTTAGAGAGTTATGGTTTCTCGATTCTTGAAAAAATCTACTCCGGGTATCCCTCAGTTAGTCATATCTTAATGAGCTCAGGTGATATAGATTGCTATATTCCTTTAATTAGAAAGTACAATATCAGTAACATCATAAAAAAAGATAGTGACATTACTGCATTTAAAACTGATACTTATATAAGGTCACTTGCTGAAGGTGTGATCTTTGGCTTAGAGAAATATTTCGACAAATGTGCTATAAAAAAGGAACATATCATTGATTATTATCAGGCCAGGAGCGTGTGTTCAGCCATTTCTGGCCATTATCCTGGTAAGGGCGCATTGTTTTTGGAGATAGCTGTTGATGAGCTGATATCGAATGCATTGTTCCATGGAGTGTTACAGCTCACCGGTATTCCCAGAGAGCGATGGTGCAGGGAGTATCGATTAAATTCAAACGATGCTATAGCTGTGCGCTGGGCCGTTGATGACACAAAAATCGGAGTATCGGTTGAGGATCCAAGAGGGATCTTAAGCAAACGCCAGGCGTTGTATTGGATGGACAGGACTTCAAAGCTTAGTTGTGAGAAGGATGAAGAGCATGGAAGGGGACTTCATTTGGTTAGAACCCTGGTGGACCGGTTCATCATAAATATTGATTCAGGGAAGAGGACTGAATGTTTGATATTGCACTATTTATCCAGGTCTGGAGAGAGTAGAGAAAAGCCCGTTTTGATAAATCAACTTGGAAATTGTTTACCAAATCAGGTAAATATTACCTGA
- a CDS encoding response regulator — protein sequence MEANHRVLIVEDDKDVQEALVRSLRRLGCETSVENTAEKGVESIKNNHFDAVLVSLCVREMGGRSVARMVRNISEDTKTFLVTGWKGDLESNLLRIEGIHDVIRKPLNFSTIKEKFNKHFGQNE from the coding sequence ATGGAAGCAAATCATAGAGTATTAATCGTAGAAGACGATAAAGATGTTCAGGAAGCCCTTGTAAGATCTCTCAGGAGGCTGGGGTGTGAAACCAGCGTGGAAAATACAGCCGAAAAGGGAGTTGAGAGTATTAAAAACAACCACTTTGATGCAGTACTGGTGTCATTGTGTGTAAGAGAGATGGGGGGGAGAAGTGTGGCACGGATGGTTAGAAACATCTCTGAGGATACTAAAACTTTTCTGGTAACTGGATGGAAAGGCGATCTTGAGTCTAATTTGCTGAGGATAGAGGGTATACACGATGTAATACGCAAGCCTTTAAATTTCAGCACGATAAAAGAAAAATTCAACAAACACTTTGGACAAAACGAGTAG